A genomic region of Methanofollis fontis contains the following coding sequences:
- a CDS encoding acetate--CoA ligase family protein, with product MANRMLSEAEGYELLQNYGVPTPAFQIVTGADEAAKAAAAIGYPVVMKIISPQIVHKSDAGGVIVGISGDGEAKKAFNSIVKSAKEYNPDAEITGVIVEEMARPGLELILGGKTDPAFGKVITFGMGGTLVELMKDVTLRILPIHDHEIRTMVKEINAYPLIAGYRGMKAKDEEALVEILTGIARFFEENQHVMEFDINPLRLYESGACAVDARIIVDDDYRPPGRKQRKPVPPEYFTPRSVAVVGASSDQKKMGYAVLHNLLHFPGQIYPVNNKRTEVQGLKAYPTVTAIPNPVDLAVITVPAVHVPRVLQECGEKGVPLVVVITAGFKETGPEGKILEDRMIEIARSYNIRIVGPNCLGLIVPPRGLDTTYVHQSPNPGNIAFISQSGAIINTVVDWSLTQDIGFSAVFSVGNQADLDFLDYLRFVEQDRNTEAVILYVEQLNDGREFMEVVSEVAKKKPVVAIKSGSSTKGQQAASSHTGSLSGSYEVYMEAFRRSGVIPVRALRGAFEAAELLAAPSGYVKGRRAIVITNAGGFAVLSSDYAEMYGIELIDLPEEIMNELNEFLPDYWSHGNPLDLLGDASEKRFEQVFDVLARHSDLWDIAFVISFPNLVLTSEGLARRVTDFSNKTDNPVIATLLGGESMDAGIKLLKENGIPNFDELEQTFKVVGRVVWQRCRAKSIGLP from the coding sequence ATGGCAAACAGAATGTTGAGCGAGGCCGAGGGGTATGAACTCCTCCAGAACTATGGTGTACCTACCCCCGCATTCCAGATTGTCACAGGCGCCGATGAGGCCGCAAAGGCGGCCGCAGCGATCGGCTATCCTGTCGTAATGAAGATCATCTCACCCCAGATCGTCCACAAGAGTGATGCCGGCGGTGTCATTGTGGGCATATCAGGGGATGGCGAGGCAAAGAAAGCCTTTAATTCCATTGTCAAATCAGCAAAGGAGTACAACCCGGATGCGGAGATCACCGGTGTCATCGTCGAGGAGATGGCACGGCCCGGCCTTGAACTGATCCTTGGCGGCAAGACCGATCCGGCGTTCGGAAAGGTGATCACCTTCGGCATGGGCGGGACGCTCGTCGAACTGATGAAGGATGTCACCCTCCGGATCCTCCCGATCCACGATCACGAGATCCGGACCATGGTAAAGGAGATCAACGCCTATCCGCTGATCGCCGGTTACCGGGGCATGAAGGCAAAGGACGAGGAGGCGCTTGTCGAGATTCTCACCGGCATCGCCCGTTTCTTCGAGGAAAACCAGCATGTGATGGAGTTCGACATCAACCCGCTCCGTCTCTATGAGAGCGGCGCCTGCGCAGTGGACGCACGGATCATCGTCGACGACGACTACCGCCCGCCTGGTCGCAAGCAGAGAAAACCCGTTCCGCCCGAATACTTCACCCCGCGCTCGGTGGCGGTCGTTGGGGCCTCCTCCGACCAGAAGAAAATGGGGTATGCGGTTCTCCACAACCTCCTCCACTTCCCGGGCCAGATCTATCCGGTGAACAACAAGCGGACCGAGGTCCAGGGGCTCAAGGCCTATCCGACCGTAACCGCCATCCCGAACCCGGTGGACCTTGCGGTGATCACCGTTCCCGCCGTCCATGTGCCCCGCGTACTGCAGGAGTGCGGTGAGAAGGGCGTACCTCTGGTGGTCGTGATCACGGCGGGCTTCAAGGAGACCGGGCCGGAGGGCAAGATCCTCGAGGACCGGATGATCGAGATTGCCCGCAGTTACAATATCCGCATCGTCGGCCCCAACTGCCTCGGGCTGATCGTCCCGCCCCGCGGGTTGGACACCACCTATGTCCACCAGTCGCCCAACCCCGGCAATATCGCCTTCATCTCGCAGAGCGGCGCCATCATCAACACCGTCGTGGACTGGAGCCTGACCCAGGACATCGGGTTTTCGGCGGTCTTCTCGGTGGGCAACCAGGCCGATCTCGATTTCCTCGACTATCTCCGGTTCGTGGAGCAGGACAGGAACACCGAAGCGGTGATCCTCTATGTCGAGCAGCTCAACGACGGTCGGGAGTTCATGGAGGTCGTTTCTGAGGTGGCAAAGAAGAAGCCGGTGGTCGCCATCAAGTCCGGGTCCTCGACGAAGGGCCAGCAGGCGGCCTCATCCCACACAGGATCCCTTTCAGGCTCCTATGAGGTCTATATGGAGGCGTTCCGCCGCTCGGGCGTCATCCCGGTCCGGGCGCTCCGCGGTGCCTTCGAGGCGGCCGAACTTCTGGCGGCGCCGAGCGGTTACGTGAAGGGCCGCCGGGCGATCGTGATCACCAACGCCGGTGGGTTCGCCGTTCTCTCCTCCGACTACGCCGAGATGTACGGTATCGAGCTCATCGATCTCCCCGAGGAGATCATGAACGAACTCAACGAGTTCCTCCCCGACTACTGGAGCCACGGCAACCCCCTCGACCTTCTCGGTGACGCCTCAGAGAAGCGGTTTGAGCAGGTCTTCGATGTGCTGGCGCGTCACTCCGACCTCTGGGACATCGCCTTCGTGATCAGTTTCCCCAACCTGGTGCTCACCTCAGAGGGGCTTGCGCGACGGGTGACCGACTTCAGCAACAAGACCGACAACCCGGTGATCGCCACCCTCCTTGGCGGCGAGAGCATGGACGCCGGCATCAAGCTCCTCAAGGAGAACGGCATCCCCAACTTCGACGAACTCGAGCAGACCTTCAAGGTGGTCGGCCGCGTCGTCTGGCAGCGCTGCCGGGCGAAGTCGATCGGGCTGCCCTGA
- the acs gene encoding acetate--CoA ligase, with protein MTEQDFAVPLETPKYYHPDPRYREHSWIGDYGEVYRRFLNDPLLFWKERAAEIEWFEPFDEVMEWEFPYCRWYLNGKLNVTTNCIDRHVRDGRANKVALFWRGEQGEEKAYTYSQLLRNVCAFANALKRIGVQKGDRVCIYMPVVPEQVIAMLACARIGAVHTVVFGGFGVHALNQRIRDSGSRVVITSDVSMRRGKEIQLKPIVEEAVVNAPSVEAIIVHRRSTPGVELHSEIELDFYEILEKESNTCEPEVMDAEDPLFLLYTSGTTGSPKGIIHACGGYAVGTQYTTKYVLDIKDDDVYWCTADPGWITGHSYVVYGPLLNGATVFLTETTPDFPDPGIWWKLIRDYGVTVFYTAPTAIRMFMRVGEHWPDRYDLSSLRILASVGEPLNPEAFEWFYHHIGRDRCPIVDTWWQTETGMHMITTMVGEPMRPGFAGKPIPGVMADVVDMDGKPVEPGNGGYLVIKHPWPSMMRSVYNNDERYRQYWTTIDRLYTATDLAVKGHDGNIMVIGRADDLIIVAGHNIGTAEVESALVSHEAVAEAAVIGVPDPVKGNQIKAFVILRDGYGGSDRLKSDLRYHVRMTVGPIAMPSEIKYMDSLPKTRSGKIMRRVLKAQELGMDPGDTSTLED; from the coding sequence ATGACCGAACAGGATTTTGCTGTACCCCTGGAGACCCCGAAATACTACCATCCCGATCCCCGCTACCGGGAACACTCGTGGATTGGTGACTATGGAGAGGTCTACCGGAGGTTCCTCAACGATCCGCTGCTGTTCTGGAAGGAGCGGGCGGCGGAAATCGAATGGTTCGAACCCTTTGACGAGGTGATGGAATGGGAGTTCCCGTACTGCCGCTGGTACCTCAACGGAAAACTCAATGTCACCACAAACTGCATTGACCGCCATGTCAGGGACGGGCGGGCAAACAAGGTCGCCCTGTTCTGGCGAGGCGAACAGGGAGAGGAGAAGGCCTACACCTACAGCCAGCTCCTCAGGAACGTATGCGCCTTTGCAAATGCTCTCAAGCGGATCGGAGTGCAAAAAGGGGACCGTGTCTGTATCTATATGCCGGTCGTGCCTGAACAGGTCATCGCTATGCTCGCCTGTGCCAGGATCGGCGCCGTCCACACAGTGGTATTTGGCGGATTCGGCGTTCACGCCCTCAATCAGCGGATCCGTGACTCGGGATCCAGGGTGGTGATCACCTCGGACGTCTCAATGCGTCGCGGCAAGGAGATCCAGCTCAAACCGATTGTGGAGGAGGCGGTCGTCAATGCTCCCTCCGTCGAGGCGATCATCGTCCACCGACGGAGTACGCCGGGTGTCGAACTCCACTCCGAGATCGAACTCGATTTCTATGAAATTCTGGAGAAAGAATCCAACACCTGTGAACCCGAAGTCATGGATGCCGAAGACCCGCTCTTCCTCCTCTATACCAGCGGGACGACCGGATCTCCCAAGGGGATCATCCATGCCTGCGGCGGGTATGCAGTCGGCACCCAGTATACCACAAAATATGTGCTTGATATTAAGGACGACGATGTCTACTGGTGCACAGCGGACCCGGGATGGATCACGGGACACAGTTATGTGGTCTACGGGCCCCTCCTCAATGGGGCAACGGTCTTCCTGACTGAAACAACTCCTGATTTCCCTGATCCGGGGATCTGGTGGAAGCTGATCCGGGACTATGGCGTCACCGTCTTTTATACAGCGCCGACGGCAATCAGGATGTTCATGCGGGTCGGCGAACACTGGCCCGACCGCTATGACCTCAGTTCGCTGCGGATCCTTGCTTCGGTGGGCGAACCCCTCAACCCCGAGGCCTTTGAATGGTTCTATCACCATATCGGCAGGGACCGTTGCCCCATCGTTGACACCTGGTGGCAGACCGAGACCGGCATGCACATGATCACCACGATGGTTGGAGAGCCCATGCGCCCCGGATTCGCCGGAAAGCCGATTCCGGGTGTGATGGCAGACGTCGTAGACATGGACGGGAAACCGGTCGAACCCGGCAACGGTGGTTACCTCGTCATCAAACACCCCTGGCCATCGATGATGCGGAGCGTCTACAACAACGACGAACGTTACCGGCAGTACTGGACCACCATCGACCGCCTCTACACGGCGACCGATCTGGCGGTCAAGGGCCATGACGGGAACATCATGGTCATCGGTCGGGCCGACGACCTGATCATCGTGGCCGGTCACAATATCGGCACCGCCGAGGTGGAGTCCGCCCTTGTCTCCCATGAAGCGGTTGCCGAGGCGGCGGTGATCGGTGTCCCCGACCCGGTCAAAGGGAATCAGATCAAGGCATTCGTCATCCTCAGGGATGGTTACGGTGGGAGCGATCGCCTGAAGTCTGACCTCAGGTACCATGTGCGAATGACGGTTGGTCCGATCGCCATGCCGAGTGAGATCAAGTACATGGACTCCCTCCCCAAGACCCGGAGCGGGAAGATCATGCGCCGTGTGCTCAAGGCCCAGGAACTTGGTATGGACCCCGGCGATACATCGACACTTGAGGATTGA
- a CDS encoding TATA-box-binding protein, translating into MQGNPEESLKIENIVASAKVTDSLDLPAISSRIQGADYNKKRFPGVVIRMQDPKIAALVFGSGKVVLTGAKSVESLNRGLEILGGKLRDLGIEIDEHLTYTIQNIVTSADLGKPINLNKIAIGFNLDRIEYEPEQFPGLVYRLEEPKVVVLLFGSGKLIITGGKKPEDAKGAVRKIITDLSNLGLL; encoded by the coding sequence ATGCAAGGTAACCCGGAGGAATCCCTGAAGATAGAAAATATTGTTGCTTCTGCGAAAGTGACCGATTCTCTCGATCTTCCTGCCATTTCATCCAGGATCCAGGGGGCCGACTATAATAAAAAGCGTTTTCCCGGCGTTGTTATCAGGATGCAGGATCCCAAGATCGCCGCCCTGGTCTTCGGGTCAGGCAAGGTCGTCCTGACCGGTGCAAAGAGTGTCGAAAGCCTCAACCGCGGCCTGGAGATCCTGGGAGGGAAGCTCCGTGACCTCGGTATCGAGATCGATGAACACCTGACCTATACCATCCAGAATATCGTCACCTCCGCGGACCTCGGAAAACCAATCAACCTGAACAAGATCGCCATCGGTTTCAACCTCGACAGGATCGAATATGAACCCGAGCAGTTTCCCGGACTGGTCTACCGCCTTGAAGAACCAAAGGTGGTCGTCCTCCTCTTCGGATCGGGCAAACTGATCATCACCGGCGGCAAGAAACCCGAGGATGCGAAGGGCGCTGTCCGAAAGATCATCACCGATCTCTCCAACCTTGGCCTCCTCTGA
- a CDS encoding ArsR family transcriptional regulator, giving the protein MKAEEVLYFTQREEEFATLLMDIGIKRNVAKVLVYLANTDEATSREIERGTDLRQPEVSIAMRFLKEKKWINSRESKAESKGRPVKIYSLAKPINDIIDIIEKNKKKEVDNQLALIEKARGLIS; this is encoded by the coding sequence ATGAAAGCAGAAGAAGTCCTGTACTTTACACAACGAGAAGAAGAGTTCGCCACCCTGCTCATGGATATCGGCATCAAGCGCAATGTCGCCAAGGTTCTTGTGTATCTCGCCAACACCGACGAGGCCACCTCGCGCGAGATCGAGCGCGGCACCGACCTCAGACAGCCCGAAGTGAGCATTGCAATGCGCTTCCTCAAGGAGAAGAAATGGATCAACTCCCGCGAGAGCAAGGCTGAGAGTAAAGGGCGCCCGGTGAAGATCTACTCGCTCGCGAAACCGATCAACGATATCATCGATATAATCGAGAAAAACAAGAAAAAAGAGGTCGACAACCAGCTCGCCCTGATCGAGAAGGCGAGGGGCCTCATCTCCTAG
- the rpiA gene encoding ribose-5-phosphate isomerase RpiA has product MSKQHNLEAKRIAGYAAAEQVQDGMVVGLGTGSTAQYAIQRVGERIQEERIAVTGIPTSYQSALRAREAGILVVDLPGVSSIDLTIDGADQIDARFNLIKGGGAAHTREKCVADASERILIVADATKVSECLTAPVPVEVVPYATVGVGRHIRALGGEPVIREAVRKDGPVITDNGNFVLDCAFGTINEPAALAARLNAIPGVLTCGLFTEYAEKITVLIGESEGCRTLTRR; this is encoded by the coding sequence ATGAGCAAACAGCACAACCTTGAAGCAAAGCGTATTGCAGGCTATGCTGCAGCAGAACAGGTGCAGGACGGCATGGTGGTGGGCCTTGGCACCGGTTCGACGGCGCAGTATGCGATCCAGAGGGTCGGGGAGCGGATACAGGAGGAGAGGATCGCGGTCACCGGTATCCCCACTTCCTACCAGTCGGCCCTCCGGGCACGGGAGGCGGGCATCCTGGTGGTGGACCTGCCCGGCGTCTCATCGATCGACCTGACCATCGACGGCGCCGATCAGATCGATGCCCGCTTCAACCTGATCAAGGGGGGCGGTGCGGCGCATACGCGGGAAAAATGCGTGGCAGACGCCTCCGAACGTATCCTGATCGTGGCGGACGCAACAAAGGTCAGCGAGTGCCTCACGGCGCCGGTGCCGGTTGAAGTGGTGCCCTATGCGACGGTCGGTGTCGGGCGGCACATCCGTGCCCTGGGCGGCGAACCGGTGATCAGGGAGGCAGTCAGGAAAGACGGACCCGTGATCACGGACAACGGCAACTTCGTTCTCGACTGTGCCTTCGGCACCATCAACGAACCTGCAGCCCTGGCGGCACGCCTGAACGCCATCCCCGGCGTCCTGACATGCGGGTTGTTCACGGAGTATGCGGAAAAAATAACGGTTTTGATCGGGGAATCAGAGGGGTGCCGGACTCTCACTAGGAGATGA
- the surE gene encoding 5'/3'-nucleotidase SurE: protein MRPKILLTNDDGVYSNGIWATYQALSGFADVTVVAPATQQSAVGRSISIFEPIRATRIAVDGAPAWSVGGKPTDAVIIGLFALDLKPDLVVSGINIGENLSYESIMTSGTVGAALEASNHGFPSVAFSLQVWDQGDKFDDPRHCGSSFDEAKRIVRDVCERLIARGFPSHADVINVNIPSHVQGGYEVTRLARKLFHTGVERRLDPRGRPYFWINGPLVEDAEEGTDVHAIRKGNISVTPITLDCTAGAAGADLSSLFE from the coding sequence ATGCGACCGAAGATACTCCTCACAAACGACGACGGGGTCTATTCAAACGGGATCTGGGCGACCTATCAGGCGCTCTCCGGTTTTGCAGATGTGACCGTTGTTGCTCCGGCCACCCAGCAGAGTGCGGTCGGGCGCTCGATCTCCATCTTTGAACCGATCCGTGCGACCAGGATCGCCGTGGACGGAGCTCCGGCGTGGTCGGTCGGCGGGAAACCGACGGACGCCGTGATCATCGGGCTCTTTGCCCTGGACCTGAAGCCAGATCTGGTGGTGAGCGGGATCAACATCGGGGAGAACCTCTCCTATGAGTCGATCATGACCTCGGGAACGGTCGGAGCGGCATTGGAGGCCTCGAACCATGGTTTCCCCTCCGTCGCCTTCTCCCTGCAGGTCTGGGATCAGGGCGACAAGTTCGACGACCCCCGGCACTGCGGGAGCAGTTTCGATGAGGCAAAGCGGATCGTCCGGGATGTCTGCGAGCGCCTGATCGCCCGCGGCTTTCCCTCGCACGCCGATGTGATCAACGTGAACATCCCCTCCCACGTGCAGGGAGGGTATGAGGTGACGCGCCTTGCCCGTAAGCTCTTCCACACCGGGGTGGAGCGGCGCCTTGATCCGCGTGGACGGCCGTACTTCTGGATCAACGGCCCCCTCGTTGAGGATGCAGAGGAGGGCACTGATGTCCATGCCATCAGGAAGGGGAACATCTCCGTCACCCCGATCACCCTCGACTGCACCGCCGGAGCGGCGGGTGCCGACCTCTCCTCCCTCTTTGAGTAG
- a CDS encoding ATP-grasp domain-containing protein: MRAFCAEYTVFHDPDLAVEGRAMLDVLSASFTRCGYEVVTPEGGDLAAEIRTRAPSCDVGLVIAPDDILASLTRAVEECTHNIGCGSMNVALCANKQRTAQILASHGIPTPAEKATGTKVIKPVHGCAAHGVRLSEAAPAAGEIGQEYIEGEHLSVSLVGSRIVGEACLYYSGAAPLVLAVNRQQVSLQDGVFVYAGGETPIEHPRHDEIVDAAVRAATVLGCQGYTGVDIVLADRPYVVDVNPRPTTSMAGIAACMEEEIAAILVDASYGKPPERVHFNGRVRFDKDGQVVRL, from the coding sequence ATGCGGGCATTTTGTGCGGAATATACGGTTTTCCATGATCCTGACCTTGCGGTGGAGGGACGGGCCATGCTGGATGTGCTCTCGGCGAGTTTTACGCGGTGCGGATATGAGGTCGTCACCCCGGAGGGAGGCGATCTCGCCGCGGAGATCCGGACCCGCGCCCCCTCCTGTGATGTCGGACTGGTCATCGCTCCCGATGATATCCTCGCGTCCCTTACCCGGGCAGTGGAGGAGTGCACCCACAATATCGGTTGCGGCTCAATGAATGTCGCCCTCTGTGCAAACAAACAGCGGACCGCACAAATCCTCGCCTCCCACGGCATACCGACCCCGGCCGAAAAAGCGACCGGTACGAAGGTGATCAAACCGGTGCACGGGTGTGCGGCGCATGGTGTCCGCCTCTCCGAAGCGGCCCCGGCCGCGGGCGAGATCGGGCAGGAGTATATCGAGGGCGAGCACCTCTCGGTCAGCCTTGTCGGGAGCAGGATCGTCGGGGAGGCGTGTCTCTATTACTCGGGCGCCGCACCCCTGGTGCTCGCCGTCAACCGCCAGCAGGTCAGCCTGCAGGACGGTGTGTTCGTCTATGCCGGCGGGGAGACGCCGATCGAACACCCGCGGCACGATGAGATCGTGGACGCCGCCGTCCGGGCTGCAACTGTTCTCGGGTGTCAGGGGTATACCGGCGTGGATATCGTGCTTGCCGACCGGCCGTACGTCGTCGATGTCAACCCCCGCCCGACAACGAGCATGGCCGGGATCGCTGCCTGCATGGAGGAGGAGATCGCCGCTATTCTTGTGGACGCCTCATATGGTAAACCTCCTGAGCGGGTGCATTTCAACGGTCGGGTGCGCTTCGACAAGGACGGGCAGGTGGTGCGCCTGTGA
- a CDS encoding hydantoinase/oxoprolinase family protein, with product MIGIDVGGANLKVVDDGGAHIHYCPLWAEAPLADLLSAYAGRGENAAVVMSGELADSFACKAEGIRFIVDAVREQFPDALFYGTDGRFHDGPVPELAAANWLASADWLRERHPSAVLLDVGSTTADIIPLGQFDDLLGLTDLLRLQKGYLVYTGMLRTNVATILRAAEINGIFTPVSTEYFACSADANLVLGQIDAADYTSATPDGGAVTMEAALRRLARVVCSDLEEIGEEAARGIAIQFCAAQQGMILRAVGECMQRSGAQEVVCAGIGATLFTEILGSVNLNRDLGGMADALPACAVREVARRTASS from the coding sequence GTGATCGGGATCGATGTGGGCGGGGCGAACCTGAAGGTGGTGGACGACGGCGGCGCCCATATCCACTACTGCCCTCTCTGGGCGGAAGCGCCGCTCGCCGATCTCCTCTCCGCCTATGCGGGAAGGGGTGAGAACGCCGCTGTGGTGATGAGCGGCGAACTCGCCGACTCCTTTGCCTGCAAGGCCGAGGGAATTCGGTTTATTGTGGATGCGGTCAGGGAACAGTTTCCGGATGCGCTCTTCTACGGCACGGACGGACGCTTCCACGACGGTCCGGTGCCAGAACTTGCCGCCGCAAACTGGCTTGCATCCGCCGACTGGCTCCGGGAACGACATCCTTCTGCCGTCCTCCTCGATGTAGGCAGCACCACCGCCGATATCATTCCCCTCGGCCAGTTTGACGACCTCCTCGGCCTCACCGATCTTCTCCGCCTCCAGAAGGGCTATCTGGTTTATACCGGCATGCTCAGGACGAATGTGGCGACGATCCTGCGGGCGGCCGAGATCAACGGGATCTTCACGCCGGTCTCGACCGAATATTTTGCCTGCAGCGCTGATGCCAATCTCGTGCTCGGCCAGATCGACGCCGCCGACTACACCTCGGCCACACCGGATGGCGGCGCCGTGACGATGGAGGCGGCGCTGCGCAGACTTGCGCGGGTGGTCTGCTCTGACCTCGAGGAGATCGGCGAGGAGGCCGCACGAGGCATCGCCATCCAGTTCTGCGCCGCACAGCAGGGGATGATCCTCCGCGCCGTTGGCGAGTGCATGCAGCGGTCCGGCGCACAGGAGGTCGTGTGTGCGGGGATCGGGGCCACCCTTTTTACGGAGATCCTGGGGAGTGTGAACCTGAACCGTGACCTCGGCGGGATGGCCGACGCCCTCCCCGCCTGTGCCGTCAGGGAGGTGGCGAGACGGACCGCCTCCTCCTGA
- the fdhF gene encoding formate dehydrogenase subunit alpha → MDMKYVQTTCPYCGTGCTFNLVVKDGKVCGVQPYHRSPVNEGKVCPKGTYAWEFVNREDRLTTPLIKKDGKFVEATWDEAYDLIAQKFKSYKPDECAVLSSARTSNEDNYALMKFARGVLKTRHIDHCARLCHASTVAGLAASFGSGAMTNSILDIAESKCVFIIGSNTFEQHPLIGRKIVQARANGAKVIYADPRYTPTAKQADLYMQFRSGSDVAILNCIMGEIIRNGWEDKEWVETRAKNFEDLKATVLKDDYLPENVEKISGIPAEQLKTAAEWIGTAESSALLYSMGITQHTVGVDNVKSTANLQMLTGNIGKRGGGVNALRGQNNVQGACDMGALPVVFTGYQKVIDPAAHEKFAKAWGFPDGICEPKNGYEVTIMMDVLTDNPGELKAMYIMGENPLLSDPDLTHVEHAIDNLEFLVVQDIFLTETAERADVVLPATCYAEKDGTQTSTERRVQMWRKAQEAPGQAKLDWQIIAELSAKMGYAEQFPWKTSEDVFNEIAEVTPSYHGMNYERLNRPEALHWPCPTTEHPGTPILHIGKCSHPDGMGVMHPIEWKPPAEVPDEEYPFVLTTGRCIWHWHTGTMTRRSKHLDEEVPTGWIEINPEDAKALGVVDGELVKATSRRGTVNVPAKVTKDIMKGVMFMPFHFKECAANVLTNNALDPIAKIPEFKACSVKVEKIQEA, encoded by the coding sequence ATGGACATGAAGTATGTTCAGACAACATGCCCGTACTGTGGTACCGGGTGTACCTTTAACCTCGTTGTCAAGGACGGGAAGGTCTGCGGCGTCCAGCCGTACCACCGCTCTCCGGTCAACGAGGGTAAGGTCTGCCCGAAGGGCACCTATGCATGGGAGTTTGTGAACCGTGAGGACCGTCTCACCACTCCCCTCATCAAGAAGGACGGAAAATTCGTCGAGGCGACCTGGGACGAGGCCTATGACCTCATCGCCCAGAAGTTCAAGTCCTACAAGCCCGACGAGTGTGCAGTGCTCTCATCGGCCCGTACCTCCAACGAGGACAACTACGCCCTGATGAAGTTCGCCCGCGGTGTACTGAAGACCCGCCACATCGACCACTGCGCCCGTCTCTGCCACGCCTCAACCGTTGCAGGGCTTGCCGCCTCGTTCGGTTCGGGTGCGATGACCAACTCGATTCTTGATATTGCAGAATCGAAGTGTGTCTTTATCATCGGGTCCAACACCTTTGAGCAGCACCCCCTCATCGGCCGCAAGATCGTGCAGGCGAGGGCAAACGGCGCCAAGGTCATCTACGCCGACCCGCGCTACACCCCCACCGCAAAGCAGGCCGACCTCTACATGCAGTTCAGATCGGGCTCTGATGTCGCCATCCTGAACTGTATCATGGGTGAGATCATCCGCAATGGCTGGGAGGACAAGGAATGGGTAGAGACCCGTGCAAAGAACTTTGAAGACCTGAAGGCGACTGTTCTGAAGGACGATTACCTGCCTGAGAATGTCGAGAAGATCTCGGGCATCCCGGCAGAGCAGCTCAAGACCGCTGCAGAGTGGATCGGGACCGCCGAATCGTCTGCCCTTCTCTACTCGATGGGCATCACCCAGCACACCGTTGGTGTTGACAATGTGAAGTCCACTGCAAATCTCCAGATGCTCACCGGCAACATCGGCAAGCGTGGAGGCGGTGTGAACGCTCTGCGTGGCCAGAACAACGTTCAGGGCGCCTGCGATATGGGTGCGCTCCCGGTTGTTTTCACCGGCTACCAGAAGGTCATCGACCCGGCAGCCCACGAGAAGTTCGCCAAGGCCTGGGGCTTCCCCGACGGCATCTGCGAACCGAAGAACGGCTATGAGGTCACCATCATGATGGACGTCCTCACCGACAACCCCGGCGAGCTCAAGGCGATGTACATCATGGGCGAGAACCCGCTCCTCTCAGACCCCGACCTCACCCACGTCGAGCACGCCATCGACAACCTCGAGTTCCTGGTTGTGCAGGATATCTTCCTGACCGAAACGGCGGAGCGTGCAGATGTCGTGCTGCCTGCCACCTGCTATGCGGAGAAGGACGGTACGCAGACCTCGACCGAGCGGCGTGTCCAGATGTGGCGCAAGGCCCAGGAAGCCCCCGGTCAGGCAAAGCTCGACTGGCAGATCATCGCCGAGCTCTCTGCAAAGATGGGCTATGCCGAGCAGTTCCCCTGGAAGACCTCCGAGGATGTCTTCAACGAGATCGCCGAGGTCACGCCGTCCTACCACGGCATGAACTACGAGCGGCTGAACCGGCCCGAGGCCCTCCACTGGCCCTGCCCCACGACCGAGCACCCCGGCACCCCGATCCTGCACATCGGCAAGTGCTCACACCCCGATGGCATGGGCGTCATGCACCCCATCGAGTGGAAGCCGCCGGCAGAGGTCCCGGACGAGGAGTACCCGTTCGTTCTCACCACCGGACGGTGCATCTGGCACTGGCACACCGGCACCATGACTCGCCGCTCCAAGCACCTCGACGAGGAGGTCCCGACCGGATGGATCGAGATCAACCCCGAGGACGCAAAGGCACTCGGTGTCGTCGACGGCGAGCTTGTCAAGGCGACCTCGCGCCGTGGCACCGTCAACGTGCCCGCCAAGGTCACCAAGGACATCATGAAGGGTGTCATGTTCATGCCGTTCCACTTCAAGGAATGCGCGGCAAACGTGCTCACCAACAATGCCCTCGACCCGATCGCCAAGATCCCGGAGTTCAAGGCGTGTTCTGTGAAGGTTGAGAAGATCCAGGAGGCCTGA